In Salmo salar chromosome ssa03, Ssal_v3.1, whole genome shotgun sequence, a single genomic region encodes these proteins:
- the LOC106602016 gene encoding G-protein coupled receptor 183-A gives MEDPFILYSSLNTTSLPTALNPMNNSTVTDLMTNATVKPFSVFDGCEENVSGILFDLSVQTFNVFLGLPANILVMVILLRNRKEPSSSDIFLGCLAFMDAYFGIMVPFSYLNLYYWHSKDVWSALMFSFGVKDTSGPLFLSCICLDRFVAVLFPLSYGQLKDTKYRVSLSAVVLGLTFTYASAKTIGGLHNFEKVFTGTILATFGWMVLCNGAILVALKRSRGSGKDDMHPMKKKAFKMVMSVLSIIVFNYLPPVALFPFQDHYPLDTFRCLVQPVGYAFINISSSIQPIIYLSRLEKIPFLPEAWNKWGSSSKVKEKEVKVETISPA, from the exons ATGGAGGATCCTTTCATTCTATATTCATCACTCAACACCACCAGCCTCCCCACTGCTCTCAACCCCATGAACAACAGTACTGTTACTGACCTCATGACCAACGCTACGGTCAAACCCTTCAGTGTGTTTGATGGGTGCGAGGAGAATGTGTCAGGGATCCTCTTCGACCTGTCTGTTCAGACCTTCAACGTGTTCCTGGGACTCCCCGCTAACATCTTAG TCATGGTGATTCTGCTCCGTAACCGCAAGGAGCCGTCCTCCTCAGACATCTTCCTGGGCTGTCTGGCCTTCATGGACGCTTACTTCGGCATCATGGTCCCCTTCAGCTATCTGAACCTCTACTACTGGCACAGCAAGGATGTCTGGTCCGCTCTCATGTTCTCCTTCGGCGTCAAG GACACCAGCGGtcctctgttcctgtcctgtatCTGTTTGGATCGGTTTGTGGCGGTCCTCTTCCCTCTTTCCTACGGCCAGCTGAAGGACACCAAGTACAGGGTGTCTCTCTCGGCGGTGGTCCTGGGGCTCACCTTCACCTACGCCTCCGCCAAGACCATCGGGGGCCTGCACAACTTCGAGAAG GTCTTTACAGGGACAATCCTGGCAACGTTTGGCTGGATGGTGTTGTGTAACGGAGCCATCCTGGTGGCCCTGAAGAGGTCCCGCGGCTCCGGGAAGGACGACATGCACCCCATGAAGAAGAAAGCCTTCAAGATGGTGATGTCGGTCCTGTCCATCATCGTGTTCAACTACTTGCCGCCGGTGGCTCTGTTCCCTTTTCAG GACCACTACCCTCTGGATACATTCCGCTGCCTGGTGCAGCCGGTGGGGTACGCCTTCATTAACATCAGCAGTAGTATCCAGCCCATCATCTACCTCTCTCGACTGGAGAAGATCCCT